The Chitinophaga sp. H8 genome contains a region encoding:
- a CDS encoding RagB/SusD family nutrient uptake outer membrane protein, with translation MSILVFSLSNCRVDPKLTDRYGADVAWTSEKNLQLYLNSFYPLIGQSYYTSAVEMDAYADLLKMNTPVDNVNQAIFGSVTISPSNNMLGNWDWGYSWVKNCNEFLEGLEKYGGDLPADAVARAGAEVKWFRAYVYFEMAKRYGATLLLKDKLTMDPNFKLGTPDECWNFIEKDLDSAAAHLPVTVLAGEKGKLTKGAAYGLKARAMLYAKRWKKASDAVEALDALKQYDLYPNYGELFTLRRAGNEVNKESIVEFGFSSPDFGYSFDYFYCPPGDKGYAQVSPTENLVGAYQMADGTDFSWDNATMAAKPYEGREPRFYASVLYNGAAWKGRTVETFEGGVDGFAFGGGTTCTGYYMRKLFDGSKKTQTDGFLPGDLTYYFMRYAEVLLIYAEAMAEQGSIDKALTALNKVRARAGFTTPVTAGSKDEFMRLLRHERMVELAFEGHRFWDLRRWGLAKTVLNNTNCTGIKITKTGTDWNYEKIDCDNGKKRVYPEKYDRFPIPTVEIQRNPLCEQFPEWK, from the coding sequence ATGAGCATTTTGGTATTTAGTTTATCAAATTGCCGGGTAGACCCCAAACTAACGGATAGGTACGGGGCAGATGTGGCATGGACCAGTGAAAAGAATTTACAATTATATCTCAATAGCTTTTATCCCTTGATCGGGCAAAGTTATTATACCAGTGCAGTAGAAATGGATGCATACGCCGACCTGCTCAAAATGAACACGCCGGTAGATAATGTGAACCAGGCCATCTTTGGCTCAGTGACGATCAGCCCTTCCAACAATATGCTGGGCAACTGGGACTGGGGTTATAGCTGGGTAAAGAACTGTAATGAATTCCTGGAAGGATTGGAAAAGTACGGAGGAGACCTGCCTGCTGATGCAGTAGCACGGGCAGGAGCAGAAGTAAAATGGTTCAGGGCGTATGTATATTTTGAAATGGCCAAGCGATATGGCGCTACTTTACTTTTGAAAGACAAGCTGACCATGGATCCCAACTTTAAGCTGGGAACACCGGACGAATGCTGGAATTTTATTGAAAAAGACCTGGACTCTGCAGCTGCTCATCTGCCGGTAACAGTACTGGCAGGAGAAAAAGGCAAGCTGACCAAAGGGGCTGCATACGGACTGAAGGCCAGGGCAATGCTGTATGCCAAACGCTGGAAAAAAGCATCTGATGCCGTGGAAGCACTGGATGCATTGAAACAGTATGACCTGTATCCCAATTATGGTGAATTGTTTACACTAAGACGTGCCGGTAATGAGGTGAATAAGGAAAGTATCGTAGAGTTTGGTTTTTCTTCTCCTGATTTTGGTTATTCTTTTGATTATTTCTATTGCCCTCCCGGAGATAAAGGATATGCACAGGTAAGTCCTACCGAAAACCTGGTGGGAGCCTATCAGATGGCAGACGGTACAGATTTTAGCTGGGATAATGCGACAATGGCTGCCAAACCTTATGAAGGCCGTGAACCCAGGTTCTATGCATCTGTCCTGTATAATGGCGCCGCCTGGAAAGGCCGTACCGTAGAAACATTTGAAGGTGGCGTAGATGGATTTGCTTTTGGTGGTGGTACTACCTGCACCGGGTATTACATGCGTAAACTGTTTGATGGCAGCAAAAAAACACAAACGGACGGATTCCTTCCGGGTGATCTCACCTATTATTTCATGCGCTATGCGGAAGTGCTGTTGATCTATGCAGAGGCAATGGCGGAGCAGGGCTCTATTGACAAAGCACTCACTGCGCTCAACAAAGTAAGAGCCAGGGCTGGATTTACCACCCCGGTAACTGCTGGCAGTAAAGATGAATTTATGCGCTTACTGCGTCATGAAAGAATGGTAGAGCTGGCGTTTGAAGGACATCGCTTCTGGGATCTCCGCAGATGGGGGCTTGCAAAAACGGTATTGAACAATACCAACTGCACTGGTATTAAGATTACCAAAACCGGTACCGACTGGAACTACGAAAAGATAGATTGTGATAACGGCAAAAAAAGGGTATATCCTGAAAAGTATGACCGCTTTCCTATTCCAACGGTTGAGATTCAAAGAAATCCGCTTTGTGAACAATTTCCTGAATGGAAGTAA
- a CDS encoding ADP-ribosylglycohydrolase family protein, with the protein MKRAIYTLGLGIFLGLGLSMPAHAQQTLKKGKVSITKERLKDKIKGGWAGQTIGVTYGGPTEFQYCGVTIHDSIPIKWYDGYIKKTMIDVPGLYDDLYMDLAFVDVYHRLGLKAPVDSFAQAFAHAAFPLDQANQAARYNILAGMGAHEAGHWINNPHADDIDYQIESDFAGLMSPGMPNAASAISDKVGHIMNYGDGWYGGVYVGAMYTLAFLYDDVHLIVKEALKTVPVKSDFYKCIADVIQWHQEYPNDWRKTWSKLEEKWANDYCPDGVFREFDIDAKMNAAYVVLGLLYGNGDYGKTLEISTRAGQDSDCNPSTAGGILGTLLGYDHIPAYWKMGLQEAEDIDFKYTTLSLNKVYDISFQLALDMIRKYGGKVGENEVQIATQRPKPVKYEKSFPGMYPTDRVDLWRDVKDTASLRFKGTGFVWRGTTKAVKAGTPDHVFLVDVYIDGKKTETVKLPTNITTRRRDFCWKYQMPDTAHEVKIVVNNPNPDYELLSLSYVVYGTKPVAH; encoded by the coding sequence ATGAAAAGAGCTATTTACACCTTAGGGCTGGGGATATTCCTTGGCCTGGGGCTTTCTATGCCTGCACATGCGCAGCAAACATTAAAGAAGGGAAAAGTAAGTATCACCAAAGAAAGGCTGAAGGATAAGATTAAAGGTGGCTGGGCAGGGCAAACCATTGGTGTAACTTATGGTGGTCCTACAGAATTTCAGTACTGTGGTGTTACGATCCATGACTCCATTCCTATTAAATGGTATGATGGATATATTAAAAAGACTATGATTGATGTACCGGGTTTATACGATGATCTGTATATGGACCTGGCATTTGTAGATGTATATCATCGGCTTGGCCTGAAAGCTCCGGTAGATTCTTTTGCACAGGCATTTGCCCATGCTGCATTTCCATTGGATCAGGCTAACCAGGCGGCCCGTTACAATATCCTGGCCGGTATGGGCGCACATGAGGCAGGGCATTGGATCAATAATCCGCACGCAGATGATATCGATTACCAGATAGAATCAGATTTTGCAGGACTCATGAGCCCGGGTATGCCCAACGCTGCAAGCGCTATCAGTGATAAGGTTGGGCATATTATGAACTATGGAGACGGCTGGTATGGCGGGGTATATGTGGGGGCGATGTATACATTGGCCTTCCTGTATGATGATGTGCACCTGATTGTGAAAGAGGCCCTGAAAACAGTTCCTGTAAAAAGTGATTTTTATAAATGTATCGCAGATGTGATCCAATGGCATCAGGAATATCCCAACGACTGGCGCAAAACCTGGTCGAAGCTGGAAGAGAAATGGGCCAATGATTATTGCCCCGATGGCGTTTTCCGGGAATTTGATATTGATGCCAAAATGAATGCTGCCTATGTGGTACTGGGGTTGCTGTATGGCAACGGTGATTATGGAAAAACCCTGGAGATTTCCACCCGTGCAGGACAAGACTCTGATTGCAATCCATCCACTGCGGGAGGGATCCTGGGCACCTTGCTGGGGTATGACCATATTCCTGCTTACTGGAAAATGGGATTGCAGGAAGCAGAGGATATTGACTTTAAATATACGACCCTGTCGCTCAATAAAGTATATGATATCAGCTTTCAGCTGGCACTGGACATGATAAGAAAGTACGGTGGCAAAGTAGGAGAGAATGAGGTGCAGATTGCTACTCAGCGGCCTAAACCTGTGAAGTACGAGAAAAGCTTTCCGGGCATGTATCCTACAGACAGGGTAGATCTGTGGAGAGATGTAAAGGATACCGCCAGCCTCAGATTTAAAGGAACCGGTTTTGTATGGAGAGGTACAACAAAAGCGGTGAAAGCCGGGACCCCGGACCATGTTTTCCTGGTAGATGTGTATATCGATGGAAAGAAAACAGAAACGGTAAAGTTGCCCACTAATATCACTACACGCCGCAGGGATTTTTGTTGGAAATATCAGATGCCTGATACCGCACATGAAGTGAAAATAGTAGTGAACAATCCTAACCCGGATTATGAGCTGTTATCCCTATCCTACGTGGTATATGGTACGAAACCGGTTGCACATTAA
- a CDS encoding PQQ-dependent sugar dehydrogenase, with the protein MKYLQKSVCSWATGVLLISTLLLACTKQREKQVVLDFTGNKELQATLAQAAEKNGWQIVEDNSKGYWEEDFLKQHSAVVITFSRLNRLDYHDLNTLKRYLEAGGGGVVAVKDTVLSQRGWPWLQAWDKMETGKEQKQDNGQVYILEKTYTPDQLAAAISYAIGRNELPQYKKATTLPIPDSSQYTRTVLTEVLDEPLQMEILPNNNVLFVERRGGVKLYDAVTKKVKKIAHLDVFSGIEDGLLGVVLDPDFKKNNWAYFYYAPAGIDSVDRLSRFELKGDSLIMSSEKVLMNVPTQRTFCCHSAGGMAFGPDGLLYISVGDNTNAEAAETYVPVDERPGHELADDQATAANTNDLRGKILRIKPEPDGTYSIPEGNLFAKGTPKTRPEIYIMGLRNPFRFSIDQKTDILYWGEVGPDTRVMSKDGEFMSFDEFNMAKKPGFYGWPYFLGDNDAYPLWNFETKQEGPRKDPAHPMNDSRNNTGLRELPPAQPAMIWYGREHSKHFPLVGNGGASAMSGPVYYSELFPNAPYKLSKYYDGKLFIYEWIRHWIMVVTLDEEGRYLRMEPFLDHMKFAAPIDMKFGPDGALYVLEYGTNWFAGNTDAKLVRIEYHPDRKAPVVPAADTSAAAKTTSQPAYTGKYAKGQQMVSTLDCKSCHSVTQTSVGPSFIAVAKHYEGKAGVVDQLVKKIIDGGSGNWGTRQMPGHPGMSNDDAQEMVHYILSLSEEEHPKPKKDSLPL; encoded by the coding sequence ATGAAATATTTACAGAAGAGTGTGTGCAGTTGGGCGACTGGTGTTTTACTCATCAGTACCCTATTGCTGGCATGTACAAAACAAAGGGAAAAACAGGTAGTACTTGATTTTACAGGCAATAAGGAACTACAGGCCACACTGGCACAGGCAGCAGAAAAGAATGGCTGGCAGATTGTGGAAGATAACAGTAAAGGCTATTGGGAAGAGGATTTTTTGAAACAGCACAGCGCAGTGGTAATCACCTTTTCAAGGTTGAACCGCCTGGATTATCATGATCTGAATACGCTTAAGCGGTATCTGGAAGCCGGTGGTGGTGGTGTAGTAGCTGTAAAGGATACTGTTTTATCACAGAGAGGCTGGCCATGGTTGCAGGCATGGGACAAAATGGAAACCGGAAAGGAACAAAAGCAGGATAACGGGCAGGTATATATTCTTGAAAAAACATATACACCAGACCAGTTGGCAGCAGCTATTTCGTATGCTATTGGCCGTAATGAGCTGCCTCAGTATAAAAAAGCTACAACATTACCCATACCGGATAGCAGTCAATATACCCGTACTGTGTTGACAGAAGTGCTGGATGAACCACTGCAGATGGAAATCCTTCCCAACAACAATGTACTGTTTGTAGAAAGGAGAGGTGGGGTAAAGCTATACGATGCTGTCACCAAAAAAGTGAAAAAAATAGCCCATCTGGATGTATTCAGTGGAATTGAGGATGGATTACTGGGAGTGGTACTGGATCCTGATTTCAAGAAAAATAACTGGGCGTATTTTTATTATGCCCCTGCAGGGATTGACTCTGTAGACCGGTTGTCCAGGTTTGAATTAAAAGGGGACAGCCTGATCATGAGTTCTGAAAAGGTATTGATGAACGTACCTACGCAAAGAACATTTTGCTGTCATTCTGCCGGAGGGATGGCCTTTGGTCCTGATGGACTGTTGTACATTTCGGTAGGCGACAATACGAATGCAGAAGCAGCAGAAACCTATGTGCCGGTGGATGAAAGACCGGGGCATGAGCTGGCAGATGACCAGGCCACTGCTGCCAATACCAATGACCTCCGGGGAAAGATCTTACGTATTAAACCGGAACCGGATGGTACTTACTCTATTCCTGAAGGCAACCTGTTTGCCAAAGGCACTCCTAAAACAAGACCGGAGATTTATATTATGGGCCTGAGGAATCCTTTCCGTTTTTCCATTGACCAGAAAACAGATATCCTGTATTGGGGAGAAGTAGGACCGGATACCAGGGTGATGAGTAAGGACGGTGAGTTTATGAGCTTTGATGAGTTTAATATGGCCAAAAAGCCGGGTTTCTACGGGTGGCCTTATTTCCTGGGAGATAATGATGCCTATCCGCTATGGAACTTTGAAACCAAGCAGGAAGGACCGAGGAAAGATCCTGCACATCCTATGAATGACTCCCGTAACAATACCGGGCTGCGGGAACTGCCACCTGCACAACCAGCTATGATCTGGTATGGCAGGGAGCATTCCAAACATTTTCCACTGGTAGGAAACGGTGGCGCCAGCGCCATGAGCGGACCAGTATATTACAGCGAGCTGTTTCCGAATGCGCCATATAAATTATCAAAGTACTATGATGGCAAGTTATTCATTTATGAATGGATCAGACATTGGATCATGGTAGTTACCCTGGATGAAGAAGGTCGTTATTTAAGGATGGAACCCTTCCTGGATCATATGAAGTTTGCGGCACCAATAGATATGAAGTTTGGTCCTGACGGCGCATTATATGTACTGGAATATGGGACTAACTGGTTTGCCGGCAATACAGACGCCAAACTGGTACGTATTGAGTATCATCCCGACAGGAAAGCCCCTGTTGTACCTGCAGCAGATACCTCTGCGGCAGCGAAAACAACAAGTCAGCCAGCCTATACCGGGAAATATGCAAAAGGCCAGCAAATGGTATCTACCCTGGATTGTAAATCCTGTCATTCTGTAACGCAAACATCTGTAGGGCCCAGCTTTATAGCAGTAGCCAAGCATTATGAAGGTAAAGCCGGCGTGGTAGACCAGCTGGTAAAAAAGATCATTGATGGCGGAAGCGGTAACTGGGGCACCCGGCAAATGCCCGGACATCCAGGTATGAGTAATGACGATGCACAGGAGATGGTGCATTATATACTCTCCCTCTCTGAAGAAGAGCATCCAAAACCCAAGAAAGATTCTCTGCCCTTATAA
- a CDS encoding Gfo/Idh/MocA family protein — translation MKQTGYHRRAFIKTAALSGLGIALSGPLSKALANSSLKGGRIGVIGLDTEHGPHFARILNDPNAGDKYGGLKVVAAYPYGSRSIKSSVDSIPGHTESIKKQGVKIVDSIEDLLKEVDLVMLETNDGREHLQQALQVFKAGKPVFIDKPVAASLVDVLTIYRAAKHYNVPVFSSSTLRYIESVQEVAGGKIGKVKGVDIFTPAPMEPTHPDLYWYGIHGVEMLFTMLGPDCKSVSRVYTPDTDLVVGTWEGGRIGTLRGNRNGTWDFGGHAFGEKGHMPLGNFTGYAPLMPPIINFFETGKPPADPAETIGIYAFMEAAQESRMKNGATVSIDDMMKRCTKKSMKISI, via the coding sequence ATGAAACAAACAGGATACCATCGTAGGGCATTTATCAAAACGGCAGCGCTGTCAGGACTTGGCATTGCATTGTCTGGCCCGCTTTCGAAAGCATTGGCCAACTCATCCCTGAAGGGTGGCCGTATAGGTGTAATTGGTCTGGATACAGAGCACGGTCCTCATTTTGCCAGAATATTAAATGACCCCAATGCGGGTGATAAATATGGCGGACTTAAAGTGGTGGCAGCTTACCCATATGGCAGCCGGAGCATTAAATCCAGTGTGGATAGTATTCCCGGACATACAGAATCTATTAAAAAGCAGGGTGTAAAGATCGTGGATTCTATTGAAGACCTGCTGAAAGAAGTAGACTTGGTAATGCTGGAAACCAATGATGGGCGAGAACATCTGCAACAAGCTTTACAGGTATTCAAAGCAGGAAAACCTGTATTCATTGACAAACCCGTAGCAGCCTCTTTGGTGGATGTGCTGACTATCTACCGCGCTGCAAAACATTATAATGTACCGGTATTCTCTTCTTCTACACTGCGTTATATAGAAAGCGTGCAGGAAGTGGCTGGAGGAAAGATCGGTAAGGTGAAGGGAGTAGATATTTTTACACCGGCGCCAATGGAGCCTACACATCCTGATCTGTACTGGTATGGTATTCATGGTGTGGAAATGTTATTTACCATGTTAGGCCCGGATTGTAAGAGCGTTTCCCGCGTTTACACACCGGATACTGACCTGGTGGTAGGTACCTGGGAAGGTGGCCGCATTGGTACACTCCGTGGCAACAGGAATGGTACCTGGGATTTTGGCGGGCATGCCTTTGGCGAAAAAGGACACATGCCGCTGGGTAATTTCACCGGATATGCACCGCTGATGCCACCGATTATTAATTTCTTCGAAACAGGTAAACCACCTGCTGACCCTGCCGAAACCATCGGTATCTACGCCTTTATGGAAGCTGCACAGGAAAGCAGGATGAAAAATGGTGCAACAGTAAGCATTGATGACATGATGAAACGTTGCACGAAAAAAAGCATGAAGATCAGCATTTAG